A portion of the Oncorhynchus nerka isolate Pitt River linkage group LG27, Oner_Uvic_2.0, whole genome shotgun sequence genome contains these proteins:
- the LOC115112136 gene encoding protein BEAN1-like isoform X2 encodes MKILGVFLTCGPQRVSSNQSSAHEYPDCRDGGSEASLLVSPLVVAGIVIGLVLFLSCVTIIVGSLRKDSRLRNPHLRASYAPDGFSYGGSIGELRSTCVEEFPPAFDFDSYVETLSQVNVMYPDSPPHYDECVGPGATQIYVPTDDPPPYSLTDPCQRGHQQATYTSLEMEEPSAGAGASWVSASSAAASHYAIGLHELRQQPISSISLSAFPLEEAPPYEVVVSRQNQPIPLMPMDLLKHPSEDSHSPQRARAVAHRIL; translated from the exons ATGAAAATCTTGGGAGTGTTCCTGACCTGCGGTCCACAGAGAG TGAGCTCGAACCAGAGCAGTGCCCATGAGTACCCAGACTGCCGTGATGGGGGCAGCGAGGCCAGCCTGCTGGTGTCACCGCTGGTGGTGGCTGGCATCGTCATCGGCCTGGTGCTCTTCCTGTCCTGCGTTACCATCATCGTGGGCAGCCTGCGCAAAGACAGCCGTCTGCGCAACCCCCACCTGCGGGCCAGCTATG CTCCGGATGGCTTTTCGTACGGCGGCTCCATCGGGGAGCTGAGGTCGACGTGTGTCGAGGAGTTCCCTCCAGCGTTTGACTTTGACTCCTACGTGGAGACTCTATCACAAGTGAATGTGATGTATCCAGACTCCCCGCCTCA CTATGATGAATGTGTCGGACCAGGTGCGACACAGATATACGTCCCCACAGACGACCCCCCTCCGTATTCCCTCACAGACCCCTGTCAGCGGGGCCACCAGCAGGCCACCTACACCAGCCTGGAGATGGAGGAGCCGTCTGCTGGAGCTGGAGCCTCTTGGGTGTCCGCCAGCAGCGCCGCCGCCTCCCACTACGCAATTGGACTGCACGAGCTCAGGCAGCAGCCAAtatcctccatctccctgtcagCGTTCCCCCTGGAGGAAGCGCCCCCGTACGAGGTGGTGGTGAGCAGGCAGAACCAGCCCATCCCTCTGATGCCCATGGACCTGCTCAAACACCCATCAGAAGACAGCCATAGTCCCCAGAGAGCCCGGGCTGTTGCACACAGGATCCTGTAG